One Hordeum vulgare subsp. vulgare chromosome 4H, MorexV3_pseudomolecules_assembly, whole genome shotgun sequence DNA window includes the following coding sequences:
- the LOC123447049 gene encoding vicilin-like seed storage protein At2g18540 codes for MSASQPNKAKAEWGEEKDAASEEQRLMERAAKKLREEDAAEARKKKDDEHKARMDEQWKMELERMRYEARIKENDRKTLEKRKKEWEANFKKMMVEGAAKREREHQRFTERVKEEASKMRKREEEEEEERKKKKGKGPCSTQ; via the coding sequence ATGTCCGCttctcaacccaacaaggcaaaagcggagtggggggaggagaaggatgcagccagtgaggaacaacggttgatggagagggctgcaaagaagttgagagaggaggatgcagccgaagcgcggaagaagaaggatgatgagcaTAAGGCAAGGATGGATGAGCAGTGGAAAATGGAACTTGAGCGCATGAgatatgaggctaggataaaggagaatgacaggaaaacgctagagaaacgtaaaaaagaatgggaagctaactttaagaagatgATGGTAGAGGGCgcagcaaagagagagcgggagcatcaacgcttcacagagagggttaaggaagaggcttcaaaaatgcgcaaaagggaagaggaagaggaagaagagaggaagaagaagaagggaaaggggccttgctcgacccaaTAG
- the LOC123449533 gene encoding TATA-binding protein-associated factor 2N-like, with amino-acid sequence MDRYQRVEKPRPEAAAISENEIRITTQGLIRNYVTYATSLLQEKRVKEIVLKAMGQAISKTVAITEIIKKRIPGLHQDTTISSVSITDVWEPIEEGLVPLEMTRHVSMISISLSPKELDTNSPGYQAPLHAEPLKPRYQQVQRYQQQHQPRQNQVQTDSYGRGRGRGRGRGWGGRGGYGGGYGGYDNNQGGYGGYSNQGGYGHNQGGYGNQGGYGHNQGGYGNQGGYGNQGGYGQNQGGYGGGYGYDQGGYGGYDNGGWNYNQNRGRGGGGRGRGNWGYSGPGYERGGRGAGGPGGPGGRGYVRGRGRMGPGRGRGNQNY; translated from the exons ATGGATCGGTACCAGCGGGTCGAGAAGCCGCGGCCCGAGGCCGCCGCCATCAGCGAGAACGAGATCCGTATCACCACACAGggcctcatccgcaactacgtcacCTACGCCACCTCCCTCCTCCAG GAAAAACGGGTGAAAGAAATTGTGTTGAAGGCCATGGGACAAGCTATCAGCAAGACAGTGGCTATTACTGAGATCATAAAG AAAAGGATCCCTGGGttgcatcaagatacaacaatcaGTTCAGTCAGTATTACTGATGTATGGGAACCCATTGAGGAAGGCCTTGTACC ATTGGAGATGACCCGTCATGTTTCAATGATCTCAATCTCCTTGTCACCTAAGGAGCTTGACACGAATTCGCCCGG ATATCAAGCTCCATTGCATGCAGAGCCACTTAAACCGAGGTACCAGCAAGTTCAGCGATATCAACAACAGCACCAGCCAAGACAAAATCAAGTTCAAACAG ATTCATATGGACGTGGAAGAGGCAGAGGGAGAGGAAGGGGCTGGGGTGGTAGGGGAGGGTATGGTGGAGGTTATGGTGGGTATGATAATAACCAAGGTGGTTATGGTGGATATAGCAACCAGGGAGGATACGGCCACAACCAAGGTGGTTATGGCAACCAGGGAGGTTACGGCCACAACCAAGGTGGTTATGGCAACCAGGGAGGTTACGGCAACCAGGGAGGGTACGGTCAAAACCAAGGTGGCTATGGAGGGGGTTATGGTTATGACCAAGGTGGATATGGGGGATATG ATAATGGTGGCTGGAACTACAACCAGAACAGAGGCCGGGGTGGCGGTGGGCGAGGAAGAGGCAACTGGGGATACAGTG GTCCAGGATACGAGCGCGGTGGACGAGGTGCAGGTGGCCCAGGTGGCCCAGGCGGCAGGGGCTACGTGCGGGGCCGTGGTCGGATGGGTCCTGGCCGCGGGCGGGGCAACCAGAACTATTAG